Proteins encoded together in one Fimbriiglobus ruber window:
- a CDS encoding Gfo/Idh/MocA family protein, producing the protein MSPSKSSTAPITFALIGAGGIAQSYAQAFDGHPDAQLTAVADVRLGAAQAMAERFKCPAFEGYKALLADGPAVDAVLICTPPDTHEEITTAFARRGVHVLCEKPFTITPASAKRMVIEARQAGVLLTMASKFRYVEDVIKAKSIVASGVLGEIVLFENAFTSRVDMSTRWNADPKVSGGGVLIDNGTHSVDLMRYFLGPLAEVHCVEGKRVQGLEVEDTVRVFVHSAAGVMGSVDLSWSLNKELDWFLNIYGSQGTLQVGWKQSKYRQAGRDWVVFGKGYDKTQAFRSQIGNFARAIQGTEPLLISWEDAIASVDAIAAAYQSLRESPWTGVKSRSPADMTRTPAPAGVGIDAQALGRVLDAGR; encoded by the coding sequence CTTCGACGGACATCCGGACGCCCAGTTAACGGCCGTCGCGGATGTCCGCCTGGGCGCCGCCCAGGCGATGGCCGAACGGTTTAAGTGCCCGGCGTTCGAGGGCTACAAGGCGCTGCTGGCCGACGGGCCGGCCGTCGACGCCGTTCTCATTTGCACTCCGCCGGACACGCACGAGGAAATCACGACCGCGTTCGCCCGCCGGGGCGTGCACGTGCTGTGCGAGAAGCCATTCACGATCACCCCGGCGAGCGCGAAGCGGATGGTGATCGAGGCCAGGCAGGCCGGCGTCCTGCTGACGATGGCGTCGAAGTTCCGGTACGTCGAGGACGTCATTAAGGCCAAGTCGATCGTGGCCTCGGGCGTCCTCGGGGAAATCGTCCTGTTCGAGAACGCGTTCACGTCCCGGGTCGACATGTCGACCCGGTGGAACGCCGACCCGAAGGTGAGCGGCGGCGGGGTGTTGATCGACAACGGGACGCACTCGGTCGACCTGATGCGGTACTTCCTCGGGCCGCTGGCCGAGGTCCACTGCGTCGAGGGCAAGCGGGTCCAGGGGTTGGAAGTAGAAGACACGGTCCGCGTGTTCGTCCACTCGGCCGCCGGGGTCATGGGGAGCGTCGACCTGTCCTGGAGCCTGAACAAGGAACTCGACTGGTTCCTGAACATCTACGGCTCGCAGGGTACCCTCCAGGTCGGGTGGAAGCAGTCCAAATACCGGCAAGCCGGGCGGGACTGGGTCGTGTTCGGCAAGGGGTACGACAAGACGCAGGCGTTCCGGTCCCAGATCGGTAACTTCGCCCGCGCGATCCAGGGGACCGAGCCCCTGCTCATCAGCTGGGAGGACGCGATCGCGTCCGTGGACGCGATCGCCGCCGCCTACCAGTCGCTCCGGGAATCCCCGTGGACGGGCGTCAAGTCCCGCAGCCCCGCGGATATGACCCGCACGCCGGCGCCGGCCGGGGTTGGCATCGACGCTCAAGCATTGGGGAGGGTCCTCGATGCAGGACGTTGA
- a CDS encoding acyltransferase encodes MQDVDTPPPASLAPSAAPPARVHPTALIEPRVVLGRGTSVWDNVHIRHDTTVGDECIIGEKTYIAYGVKIGHRCKINSMVYVCTSVTIEDGVMISAGTIFTNDKFPRAATPDLRHLKPSEPDDQTQETLVREGATIGAGCTIGSGLTIGRWAMVGMGALVTKSVPDYTLAIGHPAVPVGVVCRCGQLLLRYAPGESPAFEQLSCEACERLYEFEAGVVTELDLPDVPAVPPLGVPKRKSAGT; translated from the coding sequence ATGCAGGACGTTGACACGCCCCCGCCCGCCAGCCTGGCGCCGTCGGCCGCCCCTCCTGCCCGGGTTCACCCCACCGCGCTGATCGAGCCCCGCGTCGTCCTCGGGCGGGGGACGAGCGTGTGGGACAACGTCCACATCCGGCACGACACGACGGTCGGGGACGAGTGCATCATCGGCGAGAAGACGTACATCGCGTACGGCGTCAAGATCGGGCACCGGTGCAAGATCAACAGCATGGTCTACGTCTGCACTTCGGTCACGATCGAAGACGGCGTGATGATCTCGGCCGGGACGATCTTCACGAACGACAAGTTCCCCCGCGCCGCGACCCCGGACCTGCGGCACCTGAAGCCGTCCGAGCCGGACGACCAAACTCAGGAAACGCTCGTCCGTGAAGGGGCGACGATCGGGGCCGGTTGCACGATCGGCTCCGGCCTGACGATCGGCCGCTGGGCGATGGTCGGCATGGGGGCGCTCGTGACCAAGTCGGTGCCCGACTACACACTCGCCATCGGCCACCCGGCCGTCCCGGTCGGGGTGGTCTGCCGGTGTGGTCAGCTACTCCTCCGTTATGCCCCTGGCGAATCGCCCGCGTTCGAGCAACTGAGCTGCGAAGCCTGCGAGCGGCTGTACGAGTTCGAGGCGGGCGTCGTGACGGAACTTGACCTGCCGGACGTGCCTGCCGTTCCGCCGCTCGGCGTGCCGAAGCGGAAATCGGCGGGGACGTGA
- a CDS encoding NAD(P)/FAD-dependent oxidoreductase translates to MDTSAEHWGIVGGGVLGLALADRLRAAGHRVTVLEAAPQLGGLAAAWDLGGITWDKHYHVILLSDTNVQRLLKDLGLDSEFVGVETKTGFYTDGRLYSMSNSLEFLRFPPLGLVSKFRLGLTISHASRLKDWKALEKIPVVEWLTKWSGRRTVEKIWLPLLRAKLGDSYKIASAAFIWAIIARMYAARRSGLKKEMFGYVRGGYARILDRFAQVLADRGVDIQTNAAVARVEPETAGTVRVDMADGTAQHFDRVVVTAAAPLASRLVPGLATAEHERLAGVTYQGIVCASVLLKNPLDRFYVTNITDDWVPFTAVIEMSTLVDRAAFGGNCLVYLPKYVAPNDPLFDESDESIRARFLTALARMYPHFREDEVLAFKVSRVRNVFAVSTLDYSAHVPSIATSLPGVYLVNSSQIVNGTLNVNETLQLADHAAATLLADRVPVPV, encoded by the coding sequence GTGGATACTTCTGCCGAACATTGGGGCATCGTCGGCGGGGGCGTTCTCGGCCTCGCGCTCGCGGACCGGCTCCGCGCGGCGGGCCACCGCGTCACCGTACTTGAGGCCGCCCCCCAGCTTGGCGGGTTGGCCGCCGCGTGGGATTTGGGTGGCATCACCTGGGACAAGCACTACCACGTCATTTTGCTATCGGACACGAACGTCCAGCGGCTGCTCAAAGACCTGGGTCTCGATTCCGAGTTCGTCGGCGTCGAGACCAAGACCGGGTTTTATACCGACGGCCGACTTTACTCGATGTCGAACTCGTTGGAGTTCCTGCGGTTCCCACCGCTCGGCCTCGTCAGCAAGTTCCGCCTCGGCCTGACGATTAGCCACGCATCCCGGTTGAAGGACTGGAAAGCCCTGGAGAAGATCCCGGTCGTTGAGTGGCTGACGAAATGGTCCGGCCGGCGGACGGTGGAGAAGATCTGGCTGCCGTTACTCCGCGCGAAACTCGGGGATAGTTACAAGATCGCCTCGGCCGCGTTCATCTGGGCGATCATCGCACGGATGTATGCAGCCCGGCGTTCGGGGCTCAAGAAGGAGATGTTCGGCTACGTCCGCGGTGGGTACGCGCGAATTCTCGACAGGTTCGCCCAGGTACTTGCAGATCGAGGCGTCGACATCCAGACGAACGCGGCGGTCGCCCGCGTCGAACCGGAGACGGCCGGCACGGTCCGTGTCGATATGGCGGACGGCACCGCCCAACACTTCGACCGCGTGGTTGTGACAGCGGCCGCGCCGCTCGCGTCCCGGCTCGTTCCCGGGCTGGCGACCGCCGAACACGAGCGGTTGGCCGGCGTGACCTACCAAGGCATCGTCTGTGCGTCCGTCCTGCTCAAGAACCCGCTCGACCGATTTTACGTCACTAACATCACCGACGATTGGGTGCCGTTCACGGCCGTGATCGAGATGTCCACCCTGGTCGACCGGGCCGCGTTCGGAGGCAATTGTCTGGTCTACCTGCCCAAGTACGTCGCCCCGAACGATCCCCTATTCGACGAATCGGACGAATCGATCCGTGCCCGCTTCCTGACCGCGCTCGCCCGCATGTACCCGCATTTCCGGGAAGACGAGGTGCTGGCGTTCAAGGTGTCGCGTGTGCGGAATGTGTTCGCCGTCTCGACGCTCGATTACTCCGCCCACGTACCGTCGATCGCGACCAGCCTGCCGGGCGTGTACCTGGTGAACTCGTCGCAAATTGTGAACGGGACGCTGAACGTCAACGAGACGTTGCAACTCGCCGACCACGCCGCGGCGACGCTTCTGGCCGACCGCGTTCCCGTGCCGGTCTGA
- a CDS encoding polysaccharide deacetylase family protein: MPRPLCSLSLDLDNLWSYLKTHGDPGWDTYPSYLETIVPRVLALLKARGQKITWFIVGKDAAEPAHHPVLREITRQGHEVGNHSFHHEPWLHLYAERQIEDELSRTEDAIEAATGARPEGFRGPGFSFSPTLLTVLARRGYRYDCSTFPTFLGPLARMYYFATAKGLTADEKAQRKQLFGKLSEGFRPLAPYTWNTGAGPLLEIPVTTIPVMKTPFHLSYILFLAGFSKAAARAYLRVAVTMCKATGIEPSFLLHPLDFLGCDDTDRLAFFPAMKRPHAEKLEFVVEVFDLLAREFTLVPMGDHATAAARRLAAVTPVPVG; this comes from the coding sequence ATGCCCCGCCCCCTGTGTAGCCTGTCGCTCGACCTGGACAACCTCTGGTCGTACTTGAAGACGCATGGCGACCCCGGGTGGGACACCTACCCGTCGTACCTGGAAACGATCGTCCCGCGCGTCCTCGCGCTGCTGAAAGCGCGGGGGCAGAAGATCACCTGGTTCATCGTCGGCAAGGACGCGGCGGAGCCCGCGCATCATCCGGTCCTTCGCGAGATCACCCGGCAGGGCCACGAGGTCGGCAACCACTCGTTTCACCACGAGCCCTGGCTGCATCTGTACGCCGAGCGCCAGATCGAGGACGAACTGTCGCGGACCGAGGACGCGATCGAGGCGGCCACCGGCGCGCGGCCCGAGGGCTTCCGCGGGCCGGGCTTCAGCTTCTCCCCGACGCTCCTGACCGTCCTCGCCCGCCGCGGCTACCGCTACGACTGCTCGACGTTCCCGACCTTCCTCGGCCCGCTCGCCCGGATGTATTACTTCGCCACCGCGAAGGGCCTGACGGCGGACGAGAAGGCGCAGCGCAAGCAACTATTCGGCAAACTGAGCGAAGGGTTCCGGCCGCTCGCACCGTACACCTGGAACACTGGCGCGGGACCGTTACTCGAAATCCCGGTCACAACGATTCCGGTGATGAAGACCCCGTTTCACCTGAGTTACATCCTCTTTCTGGCCGGCTTTTCGAAAGCGGCAGCCCGGGCGTATCTGCGGGTGGCCGTGACGATGTGTAAGGCGACCGGGATCGAGCCTTCCTTCCTTCTCCACCCGCTCGACTTCCTCGGCTGCGACGACACCGACCGGCTCGCGTTCTTCCCGGCGATGAAGCGGCCGCACGCCGAGAAGCTCGAATTCGTCGTCGAGGTGTTCGACCTGTTGGCCCGTGAGTTCACCCTCGTACCGATGGGCGACCACGCGACCGCCGCGGCCCGCCGGTTGGCGGCCGTCACCCCAGTTCCGGTCGGGTAG
- a CDS encoding glycosyltransferase family 87 protein has translation MLSTILRTGLVDSTLLAAVVGLAWNLVSPRGRVPRWVVAGGLVLLLLGTSAHFGIGLYRAYAIPRDVMQDIVAAREFSAGRPMHPADMSARIREALDEEGERPSLLFWSKSLSAREREQWELMRHEHWVQAHPPGMTLFTAPFVRLFGVLGTQVAFLLLSLVCLGYTLRVIHRELWPDAPAPLVIAVAIAVVGWDPVVDVLRLGQPGLILVALLTAAWANVRKGREGVGGAFVAVAVSLKLIPAVLFVPLLAQHRRAFATALLVLALVAATIAAIVPWSDLVEYRVTADGVVEEYAAFPGNISLLGAYARVARAVGQPLGTAKLAWAVTGGAIALGLLWGLVRANRSVAETDRGFALGTALMPLASPVAWDHYLVFLILPLAILGRMVYVNSSSYRARVAFWALLAALAITDHTYIWAIDTVREAGLTVLELGLVEPLRVWLIAAVLGWLAVIRTPAESLQSAGSV, from the coding sequence ATGCTGTCCACGATTTTGCGCACCGGTCTGGTCGATTCGACGCTCCTGGCCGCGGTGGTCGGGCTGGCGTGGAACCTCGTTTCCCCGCGCGGCCGGGTGCCGCGGTGGGTAGTCGCGGGCGGGCTGGTGTTGCTTCTATTGGGCACGTCCGCCCACTTCGGGATTGGCCTCTACCGCGCGTATGCCATCCCCCGGGACGTGATGCAGGACATTGTGGCCGCCCGGGAGTTTTCGGCCGGTCGGCCGATGCACCCGGCCGACATGTCCGCCCGCATTCGCGAAGCCCTGGACGAGGAAGGCGAGCGGCCGTCTCTGCTCTTCTGGTCCAAGAGTCTATCAGCCCGCGAACGGGAGCAGTGGGAGCTAATGCGGCACGAGCACTGGGTTCAGGCTCACCCGCCGGGCATGACGCTGTTCACCGCCCCGTTCGTCCGGCTGTTCGGCGTCCTCGGCACCCAGGTCGCTTTCCTGCTGTTGTCGTTGGTTTGCCTCGGTTACACCCTCCGGGTCATCCACCGCGAACTCTGGCCCGACGCCCCCGCGCCGCTGGTTATCGCCGTCGCGATTGCGGTGGTCGGGTGGGATCCTGTCGTCGACGTACTCCGACTCGGTCAACCCGGGCTCATTCTGGTCGCGCTCCTGACGGCCGCGTGGGCCAACGTCCGTAAGGGCAGAGAGGGGGTAGGTGGAGCTTTTGTGGCTGTGGCCGTGTCGCTGAAGTTAATCCCCGCAGTCCTCTTCGTTCCACTGTTGGCACAACACCGGCGGGCGTTCGCGACAGCCCTTTTGGTCCTCGCTCTCGTTGCGGCAACCATCGCTGCCATCGTTCCTTGGTCAGACCTCGTCGAATACCGCGTGACGGCTGACGGCGTGGTGGAGGAATACGCCGCGTTCCCGGGCAACATCTCCCTGCTCGGGGCTTACGCGCGGGTCGCCCGTGCCGTTGGGCAGCCGTTGGGCACCGCGAAACTGGCCTGGGCGGTGACCGGCGGTGCGATCGCACTCGGGCTCTTATGGGGCTTGGTTCGGGCCAATCGAAGTGTGGCCGAGACGGACCGTGGGTTCGCCCTGGGGACGGCACTCATGCCGCTCGCCTCCCCGGTGGCCTGGGATCACTACCTCGTGTTCCTGATCCTGCCCCTGGCAATCCTCGGCCGCATGGTCTACGTAAATTCGTCGAGCTATCGGGCACGGGTGGCGTTTTGGGCCTTGCTCGCCGCCCTCGCCATCACGGACCACACGTACATCTGGGCGATCGACACGGTTCGCGAGGCCGGGCTGACGGTCCTGGAACTCGGCCTCGTCGAACCGCTACGGGTGTGGCTGATCGCGGCCGTTCTGGGCTGGCTGGCCGTCATCCGGACGCCCGCCGAGTCTTTGCAGTCTGCGGGGTCGGTATGA
- a CDS encoding ArnT family glycosyltransferase → MTFLPRAPWWPLGVVLMAVLGGHLYASPAGEPFKNHDETRHVMTGVFFHDLAFDLPTAASDPKGYAVRYYTQYPALGLLAWPPLFHMVEGLAMTLLGTSYLTARAVLTLYVILAAVYAYRLAARTHGPRIAIVSLAVLMFSPVVFDYSRYVLLEVPTLALVLGAVFHFERYLTDLRARDAWLACLFAAAAALTRFDGILLLPYVLIRLTATWNFALVLRRPVVLGVAAALLLTVPYYLLTWREYGTGVTTAAAAGTAPDSTGFLDPNNFWLYPAFVYKQMGWVTAVTAGVGLVYCLFARRAGCGPYFGLVVATYVTFVPLAEPDLRHAIYWVPALAVFATILVDQAYRLGRPAGMVASAALVGVTAYVGIGHTGFALHGYADAARYVVANRTTDRPVLFEGVLTGGFVYQIRQADPDRRLWVLRGDKLFYAVLSDPHGKYEEFAGTDADVLAVLHEADPEYIVVEEPQLLFDLPAADRLRAVLRAHPSGSDWSMRCRCGRITTSSGR, encoded by the coding sequence ATGACATTCCTTCCGCGGGCTCCGTGGTGGCCGCTCGGCGTCGTCCTGATGGCGGTCCTCGGCGGCCATCTTTACGCTTCACCGGCGGGCGAACCGTTCAAGAATCACGACGAAACCCGGCACGTCATGACCGGGGTCTTCTTCCACGACCTCGCCTTCGATCTACCGACCGCCGCGAGCGACCCGAAGGGGTACGCGGTGCGGTACTACACCCAATACCCGGCACTCGGGTTACTCGCCTGGCCGCCACTCTTTCACATGGTGGAGGGGTTGGCCATGACGCTGCTCGGGACGAGTTACCTGACGGCCCGGGCGGTCCTGACGCTGTACGTCATCCTGGCCGCCGTTTATGCCTACCGGCTGGCCGCCCGGACCCACGGTCCACGGATCGCCATCGTGAGCCTGGCCGTCCTGATGTTTTCTCCCGTGGTGTTCGACTACAGCCGGTACGTCTTGCTTGAAGTCCCGACGCTCGCCCTCGTTCTCGGGGCGGTGTTTCACTTCGAGCGCTACCTGACGGACCTCCGGGCGCGCGACGCGTGGCTGGCTTGTCTGTTCGCCGCCGCTGCCGCTTTGACACGATTCGACGGGATTCTGCTCCTGCCGTATGTCCTCATCCGCCTCACCGCGACTTGGAATTTTGCGTTGGTCCTTCGCCGACCGGTTGTCCTGGGCGTGGCCGCCGCTCTCCTGCTGACGGTCCCTTATTACTTGCTAACCTGGCGAGAATACGGGACCGGCGTTACAACCGCGGCGGCCGCCGGGACCGCCCCCGATTCGACCGGGTTTCTCGACCCGAATAACTTCTGGCTGTATCCTGCGTTCGTGTACAAGCAGATGGGGTGGGTGACGGCGGTCACGGCGGGGGTTGGGCTGGTTTATTGCCTGTTCGCACGGCGGGCGGGGTGCGGTCCGTACTTCGGACTGGTCGTCGCGACCTATGTGACCTTCGTGCCGCTGGCCGAACCGGACTTGCGACATGCGATCTACTGGGTGCCGGCGCTGGCCGTCTTCGCGACCATACTCGTCGACCAGGCGTACCGCCTCGGCCGACCGGCCGGCATGGTGGCCAGCGCGGCCCTAGTTGGCGTCACGGCCTACGTGGGGATCGGCCACACCGGCTTCGCCCTTCACGGGTACGCCGACGCCGCCCGGTACGTGGTCGCCAATCGCACGACCGACCGGCCAGTGTTGTTCGAGGGCGTGCTGACGGGCGGCTTCGTTTACCAGATCCGTCAAGCCGACCCGGACCGCCGCCTGTGGGTACTCCGCGGCGACAAGCTCTTCTACGCGGTCCTCAGCGACCCGCACGGGAAGTACGAGGAGTTCGCCGGCACCGACGCGGACGTGCTGGCCGTCCTTCACGAAGCGGACCCGGAGTACATCGTCGTGGAGGAGCCGCAGTTACTGTTTGATCTGCCCGCGGCCGACCGCCTCCGGGCCGTGCTGCGAGCGCACCCGAGCGGTTCCGATTGGAGTATGAGGTGCCGCTGCGGACGAATCACCACGAGTTCCGGAAGGTGA
- a CDS encoding ThuA domain-containing protein, whose product MAGGPGFRPGRRPDPFDQSDVPIEEKPTDPALAKIVLIAGHPTPKLKSGEHEYFAGCALLWKMLKQTPGVFPVVVRDAWPKKADTLTGAKAVVLFLEGGDVHSALKGDHMQELLALERAGTGIVHLHSAIDYPKDYGDRTRTLAGAAWEKGYSLRAHWVSSFETFPDHPVCRGVTPFKIDDGWLWKLRFVPDMKGITPLLRTKSPKAATTTTDDEAIISWAYDRPSGGKSFAFTGCHLHDSWKQEGYRRFLVNGILWSAGREIPPGGAPVALDAKDAWKHLDRKPASK is encoded by the coding sequence GTGGCTGGCGGCCCCGGCTTCCGCCCCGGCCGCCGACCCGACCCCTTCGACCAGTCGGACGTACCGATCGAGGAGAAGCCGACCGATCCGGCCCTGGCCAAGATCGTTCTGATCGCGGGCCATCCCACTCCGAAGCTGAAGTCTGGCGAGCATGAATACTTCGCGGGCTGCGCGCTGCTCTGGAAAATGCTGAAGCAAACGCCGGGCGTATTTCCCGTCGTGGTCCGCGACGCGTGGCCGAAGAAGGCGGACACGTTGACGGGGGCGAAGGCGGTCGTCCTCTTCCTCGAAGGCGGCGACGTTCACTCCGCCCTGAAGGGCGACCACATGCAAGAACTGCTGGCCCTCGAACGGGCGGGAACCGGCATCGTCCACTTGCACTCGGCCATCGACTACCCCAAGGACTACGGCGACCGCACGCGGACCCTCGCCGGGGCTGCCTGGGAAAAGGGCTATTCGCTCCGTGCCCACTGGGTCTCGTCGTTCGAGACGTTCCCGGACCACCCGGTCTGCCGAGGCGTTACGCCGTTCAAAATCGACGACGGGTGGCTCTGGAAACTGCGATTCGTGCCGGACATGAAAGGGATAACGCCGCTACTGCGAACCAAGTCCCCGAAAGCGGCAACCACGACCACCGACGATGAGGCCATCATTTCGTGGGCTTACGACCGGCCGAGCGGGGGCAAATCATTCGCGTTTACGGGCTGCCACTTGCACGACAGCTGGAAACAAGAAGGGTATCGGCGGTTCCTCGTCAACGGGATTCTCTGGTCAGCTGGCCGGGAGATTCCGCCCGGCGGTGCCCCCGTCGCCCTCGACGCCAAAGACGCTTGGAAGCACCTCGACCGCAAGCCAGCGAGTAAATAA
- a CDS encoding DNA integrity scanning protein DisA nucleotide-binding domain protein — protein sequence MSLPLQTTQLIQAARDLVKGLPADAVLLLTETSLDWDEVGRILVGCKLFVAAENPALTKPLRDRPEWHVIDLEVDPIPTQERLSNALLHAITSNLLQPGAHVVVLYNGIATQEDAPEPIDSVSVIHLGEHLGRMTSQDLRVLGTSVPMDVLRSVVELSTEIGREGREGQPIGTVLVVGDTRRVLKMSRFQNFNPFRGYTKAERDIRNRDVREQIKEIAKLDGAILIGRDGIAEAACLYLDVPSDGIDLAKGFGSRHMAAAGISQHTKAIAFCVSQSSGSSRVFQDGLVKLHIEPLARPHVWQPVRLETHDADGAEEGHD from the coding sequence ATGAGTCTGCCGCTCCAGACGACGCAATTGATTCAGGCCGCCCGAGACCTCGTCAAGGGGCTCCCGGCCGATGCCGTGCTATTGCTCACGGAAACGTCCCTCGATTGGGACGAGGTGGGGCGGATTCTGGTCGGCTGCAAGCTGTTCGTGGCGGCCGAGAACCCGGCGCTGACCAAGCCGCTCAGGGACCGCCCGGAGTGGCACGTCATCGACCTGGAAGTGGACCCCATCCCGACCCAGGAGCGGTTGAGCAACGCCCTGTTGCACGCGATCACGTCGAACCTGCTCCAACCCGGCGCGCACGTCGTCGTTCTTTACAACGGCATCGCAACTCAGGAAGACGCGCCGGAGCCGATTGACAGCGTGAGCGTCATTCACCTGGGCGAACACCTCGGCCGGATGACATCGCAAGACCTTCGCGTTCTCGGCACCTCGGTTCCGATGGATGTTCTCCGCTCGGTTGTCGAACTCTCGACCGAGATCGGCCGCGAGGGGCGGGAGGGGCAGCCGATCGGGACCGTGCTGGTGGTCGGGGATACCCGGCGGGTGTTGAAGATGTCCCGCTTCCAAAACTTCAACCCGTTCCGCGGGTACACGAAAGCCGAGCGGGATATTCGGAACCGGGACGTCCGCGAGCAGATCAAGGAGATCGCCAAACTCGACGGCGCGATCCTGATCGGCCGGGATGGGATCGCCGAGGCGGCGTGCCTTTATCTGGACGTGCCGTCCGACGGGATCGACCTGGCGAAGGGGTTTGGCAGCCGGCACATGGCGGCCGCGGGGATCAGCCAGCACACGAAAGCGATCGCGTTTTGCGTCAGCCAGTCGTCCGGCAGCTCGCGCGTCTTTCAGGACGGTTTGGTCAAGCTCCACATCGAACCGCTGGCCCGCCCGCACGTCTGGCAGCCCGTCCGCCTCGAAACCCACGACGCCGACGGTGCCGAGGAAGGCCACGATTGA